One genomic region from Verrucomicrobiia bacterium encodes:
- the nuoH gene encoding NADH-quinone oxidoreductase subunit NuoH, which translates to MDAIYYLSPTTQFVLFSVVKILLAFGVTLTFVAYAVLAERKISAWIQDRVGPNRAAPVLIQYLPVIGPALVRLGLFQPMADGLKFLLKEDFTPAYVRKVYFWLAPALTAVPAFLTIAVIPFGSTLGNPNNPMVIADLNVGVLYTFGIASLGVYGIVLAGYASNSKYPFLGGIRSSAQMISYEIAMGMSVVAVFMVIGDLNLSKVVAYQGGGLFQWMVWKQPLAFFIFLIAAFAETNRLPFDLPESESELVGGYHTEYSSMKFALFFLGEYANMITASAIMVTLFFGGWTFPWGGGPATGLAGGLAHIACFLVKMMVLMALFIWVRWMFPRFRYDQLMDLGWRRFIPLALANILITALVLAALNP; encoded by the coding sequence ATGGACGCGATCTACTACCTCAGTCCGACGACCCAGTTCGTCCTGTTCAGCGTGGTCAAAATCCTCCTCGCGTTCGGGGTGACGCTGACGTTTGTGGCGTACGCCGTGCTCGCGGAGCGCAAGATCTCGGCGTGGATCCAGGACCGTGTCGGCCCCAACCGAGCTGCCCCGGTACTGATCCAGTATCTCCCGGTGATCGGCCCGGCCCTGGTGCGCCTCGGGTTGTTCCAGCCCATGGCCGACGGGCTCAAGTTTCTGCTCAAGGAGGACTTTACGCCGGCGTACGTCCGCAAGGTGTACTTCTGGCTCGCCCCCGCCCTGACGGCGGTGCCGGCGTTCCTGACCATCGCCGTGATCCCCTTCGGCTCCACGCTCGGCAACCCGAACAATCCGATGGTCATCGCCGATCTCAACGTCGGCGTGCTCTACACCTTCGGCATCGCGTCGCTAGGCGTGTATGGGATCGTCCTGGCCGGCTACGCCTCAAACTCCAAGTATCCCTTCCTGGGGGGCATTCGCTCCTCGGCGCAGATGATTTCCTACGAGATCGCCATGGGCATGAGCGTCGTTGCCGTCTTCATGGTGATCGGGGACCTGAACCTCTCGAAGGTCGTCGCCTATCAGGGTGGCGGATTGTTCCAGTGGATGGTGTGGAAGCAGCCGCTGGCATTCTTCATCTTCCTGATCGCCGCCTTCGCCGAAACCAACCGGCTGCCGTTCGACCTGCCGGAATCGGAGTCGGAGCTCGTGGGGGGGTATCACACCGAGTACAGCTCGATGAAGTTCGCCCTCTTCTTCCTCGGCGAGTACGCGAACATGATCACCGCCTCGGCGATCATGGTGACCCTGTTCTTCGGCGGCTGGACCTTTCCCTGGGGCGGCGGACCGGCCACGGGCCTCGCCGGCGGGCTCGCGCACATCGCCTGTTTCCTGGTCAAAATGATGGTCCTGATGGCCCTGTTCATCTGGGTGCGCTGGATGTTCCCGCGCTTTCGCTACGACCAGCTGATGGACCTCGGATGGCGTCGCTTCATCCCGCTGGCGCTTGCCAACATTCTGATCACCGCCCTCGTGCTGGCCGCCCTCAACCCCTGA
- a CDS encoding molybdopterin-dependent oxidoreductase: MSNVATTAAAPAAPPAVETVRIKVDGRDLEVPKLMPDWQGRLQPTTMIQACQVAGVEVPHYCYHPKLPVAGNCRMCLIEFGTPMMGPDRKPVLNEDGSPRIARSVLPYEPGTPRGAIACATPIAPGMELYPGSEATRQMREAVLESLLINHPLDCPICDQAGECKLQEYSLEHGQAASRFAETKVHKPKAVNLGPRIVLDDERCILCTRCIRFTRDIAGDDALGIVNRGSYNTIAAWKEGAFDNNYTLNTVDLCPVGALTSRDFRFKMRVWFLKETRSVCTSCATGCNILIGSREGVIHRYEPRENDAVNGPWMCDAGRLNYKWIGRPDRLTEVLRRSPEGTRERIPWETALRELGARLAAAPHGSVAIIASARQTTEELHLLRTLADRHGALTDSVARTGEADALLVSADRNPNANGARITGIAFTEMGIRIPEIADGIRSGRITTLLVFGEDVTRHGIGPDLLGRLPLLVVSDLLPNATTAAAHYLLPGCAHAEKRGTFVNGKGRLQRFLKAVEAPGDARPEWEFLLELVDGVGRGGIPNIETLFQRMTGSVPALSGIEWAALGDHGVTLNL; encoded by the coding sequence ATGTCGAACGTCGCGACAACCGCCGCCGCCCCCGCCGCCCCTCCGGCCGTCGAAACGGTCCGAATCAAGGTGGATGGGCGCGACCTCGAGGTCCCCAAGCTGATGCCCGACTGGCAGGGCCGCCTCCAGCCGACCACCATGATCCAGGCCTGCCAGGTCGCGGGAGTCGAGGTGCCGCATTACTGTTACCATCCCAAGCTCCCGGTGGCCGGCAATTGCCGGATGTGCCTGATCGAGTTCGGCACACCGATGATGGGACCGGACCGGAAACCGGTGCTGAACGAGGACGGTTCGCCACGAATTGCCCGCTCGGTGCTGCCCTACGAGCCCGGCACGCCCCGCGGCGCCATCGCCTGCGCCACCCCGATCGCCCCCGGCATGGAGCTGTATCCCGGTTCGGAGGCGACGCGGCAAATGCGCGAGGCCGTGCTGGAGTCGCTGCTCATCAATCACCCGCTCGACTGTCCCATTTGCGACCAGGCCGGCGAATGCAAGCTGCAGGAGTATTCCCTGGAGCACGGCCAGGCCGCGAGCCGGTTCGCCGAAACCAAGGTTCACAAGCCCAAGGCGGTGAATCTCGGGCCGCGCATCGTCCTCGACGACGAACGCTGCATCCTCTGCACCCGCTGCATCCGGTTCACCCGGGATATCGCCGGCGACGACGCCCTGGGCATCGTCAACCGCGGCTCGTACAACACGATCGCCGCGTGGAAGGAGGGGGCCTTCGACAACAACTACACGCTGAACACGGTGGATCTGTGCCCGGTCGGCGCGCTGACCTCCCGGGATTTCCGATTCAAGATGCGGGTGTGGTTCCTCAAGGAGACCCGCAGCGTCTGCACTTCCTGCGCGACCGGCTGCAACATCCTCATCGGATCGCGGGAGGGGGTCATCCACCGGTACGAGCCCCGCGAGAATGACGCGGTGAACGGTCCCTGGATGTGCGACGCCGGACGGCTGAACTACAAATGGATCGGGCGTCCGGACCGCCTCACCGAAGTCCTCCGACGAAGTCCGGAGGGCACCCGGGAAAGAATCCCGTGGGAAACCGCACTGCGCGAACTCGGAGCCCGCCTCGCCGCCGCACCCCATGGCAGCGTCGCCATCATCGCCAGCGCCCGCCAGACCACCGAGGAACTCCACCTGCTCAGGACGCTGGCCGACCGCCATGGTGCCCTCACCGATTCGGTGGCCCGCACCGGTGAGGCCGACGCCCTGCTCGTCAGCGCCGATCGCAACCCGAACGCCAACGGCGCCCGCATCACGGGCATCGCCTTCACCGAAATGGGCATCCGGATTCCGGAGATTGCTGACGGCATCCGGTCCGGCCGGATCACCACGCTGCTGGTCTTCGGCGAGGACGTCACCCGCCATGGCATCGGGCCCGACCTCCTCGGGCGACTCCCGCTGCTGGTGGTCAGCGACCTCCTGCCGAACGCCACCACGGCCGCGGCGCACTACCTCCTGCCAGGCTGCGCCCATGCCGAAAAGCGGGGCACTTTTGTCAACGGCAAGGGGCGCCTCCAGCGCTTCCTAAAGGCGGTGGAGGCGCCCGGGGACGCCAGGCCGGAATGGGAGTTCCTGCTGGAGCTGGTGGACGGCGTCGGTCGCGGCGGCATCCCGAACATCGAGACCCTCTTCCAGCGGATGACCGGGAGCGTCCCTGCACTATCGGGAATCGAGTGGGCTGCCCTCGGTGACCACGGAGTGACCCTGAACCTCTGA
- a CDS encoding NAD(P)H-dependent oxidoreductase subunit E yields MSFSVPASLESELDALAARYPQKRSASLMFLHAIQEHFGHVPREAVEWTAAKLGLQPINVHELVTFYPMFRQDRLGKTQIKICRTLSCALAGAYELRDHLCSKLGLDASRHGPQTTPDGRFTVEFVECLASCGTAPVVLVNEDLLEKVTPADADQIITRGRA; encoded by the coding sequence ATGAGCTTTTCCGTACCTGCCAGCCTCGAATCCGAACTTGACGCCCTCGCCGCGCGCTATCCGCAGAAGCGCAGCGCCTCGCTGATGTTCCTGCACGCGATCCAGGAGCACTTCGGCCACGTGCCCCGCGAGGCCGTCGAGTGGACCGCCGCCAAGCTGGGACTCCAGCCGATCAATGTGCATGAACTGGTGACCTTCTACCCGATGTTCCGACAGGACCGCCTCGGGAAGACCCAGATCAAGATCTGCCGGACCCTGAGCTGCGCGCTGGCCGGAGCCTACGAATTGCGGGACCACCTCTGCTCAAAGCTGGGTCTGGACGCTTCGAGACACGGACCACAGACCACGCCGGACGGGCGGTTCACGGTCGAGTTCGTGGAATGCCTTGCAAGTTGCGGCACGGCCCCCGTGGTCCTGGTCAACGAGGATCTCCTCGAAAAAGTCACCCCGGCGGATGCCGACCAGATCATCACCCGAGGCCGCGCATGA
- a CDS encoding NADH-quinone oxidoreductase subunit J gives MPGLTDLLFYAFSGLALLFGFLCVANPWSRNPVTSAMFLVLTIVALAGLFILLHAFFLAAIQILVYAGAVMVLFLFVIMLLNLPEEERRRIRGVTVGLGALSVSVIAGILIRAVIAATPQAGGRPLVEGGTRELGQSLFTLYLLPFEVMSLLLLVGMVGVILLSKKDLK, from the coding sequence ATGCCCGGGCTCACCGACCTCCTTTTCTACGCATTCTCCGGACTGGCCCTCCTGTTCGGATTCCTTTGCGTCGCCAACCCATGGAGCCGGAATCCGGTGACCAGCGCCATGTTTCTGGTGCTCACCATCGTGGCTCTGGCCGGCCTGTTCATCCTGCTCCACGCCTTCTTCCTCGCGGCCATCCAGATCCTCGTCTACGCGGGCGCGGTGATGGTGCTGTTCCTCTTCGTCATCATGCTCCTCAACCTCCCCGAGGAGGAACGGCGGCGGATCCGCGGCGTCACGGTGGGGCTCGGGGCGCTCTCCGTGTCCGTGATCGCCGGCATCCTGATCCGGGCCGTGATCGCCGCCACCCCGCAGGCCGGCGGCCGCCCCCTCGTCGAGGGCGGCACCCGCGAGCTCGGCCAGTCGCTCTTCACCCTCTACCTCCTCCCGTTTGAGGTCATGTCCCTCCTGCTGCTCGTCGGCATGGTCGGGGTGATCCTGCTCAGCAAAAAGGACCTGAAATGA
- the nuoF gene encoding NADH-quinone oxidoreductase subunit NuoF, which translates to MPEEFKLITRNLDTPGFTPDLACSLRHGGYEALRQALATAPRELAEGKRMSPQEVVRDEVLKSGLRGRGGAGFSAGLKWSFVDRRSGKPVYLICNADESEPGTFKDRQILHRDPHQLIEGMVIACWANDVRLAFIYIRGEMPKAARLLNQALAEARAAGFLGTNILGSGYDLDIVVHRGAGAYICGEETGLIESLEGKRPYPRIKPPYFPAVLGLYLCPTIVNNVETLCHVKHIVAMGGAAYAKLGTPNNTGTRIVSLSGDVLRPGYYEIEVGKVTLGELIHHPSFGGGLRPGRQLKAVIPGGSSSKVLKAGESFRLKRKAADGQMSTVDVPLLDLPYDFDSLQQAGTMSGSSAIIVLDDSRSMVSTLGNIAEFYAHESCGQCTPCREGALWMDKALHRLNHGEGRKADAGYLLHIAQNIQGRTICAFGEAAAWPVLSFVKKFQDEFEAQGAADEAARSTGTPPSTRATH; encoded by the coding sequence ATGCCCGAAGAATTCAAGCTGATCACACGCAACCTCGACACGCCGGGATTCACCCCGGACCTCGCGTGTTCCCTGCGCCATGGCGGCTACGAGGCACTGCGGCAGGCGCTGGCCACCGCACCGCGCGAACTCGCGGAGGGCAAGCGGATGTCCCCGCAGGAGGTGGTCCGGGACGAAGTGCTCAAATCGGGGCTGCGCGGGCGCGGCGGCGCCGGCTTTTCCGCCGGGTTGAAATGGAGCTTCGTGGACCGGCGGAGCGGCAAGCCGGTGTACCTCATCTGCAACGCCGACGAGTCCGAACCCGGCACGTTCAAGGACCGCCAGATCCTGCACCGCGATCCCCATCAGTTGATCGAGGGGATGGTGATCGCGTGCTGGGCCAACGACGTCCGGCTCGCCTTCATCTACATCCGCGGCGAGATGCCCAAGGCGGCCCGGTTGCTGAACCAGGCCCTGGCCGAGGCGCGCGCGGCCGGCTTCCTCGGCACCAACATCCTCGGTTCCGGCTACGACCTCGACATCGTCGTCCACCGCGGCGCAGGCGCGTACATCTGCGGCGAGGAGACCGGCCTGATCGAGTCCCTGGAAGGCAAGCGACCGTACCCGCGGATCAAGCCGCCGTACTTCCCGGCCGTCCTCGGCCTCTACCTGTGCCCGACGATCGTCAACAACGTGGAAACGCTGTGCCACGTGAAACACATCGTCGCGATGGGCGGCGCAGCGTACGCGAAACTTGGGACGCCCAACAACACCGGGACACGCATCGTCAGCCTCAGCGGCGATGTGCTGCGTCCGGGCTACTATGAGATCGAGGTGGGCAAGGTCACCCTCGGCGAGTTGATCCATCACCCGAGTTTCGGCGGCGGGCTGCGGCCGGGCCGCCAGCTCAAGGCGGTCATCCCGGGCGGTTCCTCCTCCAAGGTCCTCAAGGCCGGCGAATCATTCCGCCTCAAGCGCAAGGCCGCCGACGGCCAGATGAGCACGGTGGACGTCCCGCTGCTGGACCTGCCCTACGACTTTGATTCCCTGCAGCAGGCGGGAACGATGTCGGGCTCCAGCGCGATCATCGTGCTCGACGACTCCCGCAGCATGGTGTCCACGCTCGGCAACATCGCCGAATTCTACGCGCACGAGAGTTGCGGACAATGCACCCCCTGCCGCGAGGGTGCGCTGTGGATGGACAAGGCCCTGCACCGTCTCAACCACGGCGAGGGGCGCAAGGCCGACGCCGGGTACCTGCTGCACATCGCACAAAACATCCAGGGCCGCACCATCTGCGCGTTCGGCGAAGCCGCCGCATGGCCCGTGTTGAGCTTTGTGAAGAAATTCCAGGACGAATTCGAGGCGCAGGGCGCCGCCGACGAGGCCGCCCGATCCACGGGGACCCCTCCGTCCACCCGCGCCACCCACTGA
- a CDS encoding NADH-quinone oxidoreductase subunit I, which produces MTKVVERKPLSLVERTYLPSIIGGFQVTWKHFARSVFKGKPVTMEYPEEKWVVPEGYRGAPYLVKDQEGDTKCVSCQLCEFICPPKAIKITPPGPDGPPADRANAEKMPREFEINMLRCIFCGLCQEVCPEEAIFLQRDYSLTGTSREAMVYNKEKLLELGGIHGGIQKWKQKLEEAREQESFPPNPS; this is translated from the coding sequence ATGACCAAGGTCGTCGAACGCAAACCCCTGAGCCTCGTGGAGCGGACCTACCTCCCCTCCATCATCGGCGGATTCCAGGTCACGTGGAAGCATTTCGCGCGGTCCGTCTTCAAAGGGAAGCCGGTCACGATGGAGTATCCGGAGGAAAAATGGGTGGTCCCCGAAGGCTACCGGGGTGCCCCCTACCTTGTGAAGGACCAGGAGGGCGACACCAAGTGCGTGAGCTGCCAGCTCTGCGAATTCATCTGCCCGCCCAAGGCCATCAAGATCACACCACCGGGCCCCGACGGACCTCCCGCGGACCGGGCGAACGCCGAAAAGATGCCGCGGGAGTTCGAGATCAACATGCTCCGGTGCATCTTCTGCGGGCTCTGCCAGGAGGTGTGCCCCGAAGAGGCGATCTTCCTGCAGCGCGACTACTCCCTGACGGGCACCTCACGCGAGGCGATGGTGTACAACAAGGAGAAGCTGCTCGAGCTCGGCGGCATCCATGGCGGCATCCAGAAGTGGAAACAGAAGCTCGAGGAGGCCCGCGAGCAGGAGTCCTTCCCCCCGAACCCGTCCTAA